The Pocillopora verrucosa isolate sample1 chromosome 14, ASM3666991v2, whole genome shotgun sequence genome has a segment encoding these proteins:
- the LOC136278257 gene encoding C-type lectin domain family 4 member F-like gives MGKVCFTIYSALLVLTRAIYVKSDAAHVKNFSGSSYVFYRSNGNWYDWERSKTICEQSGYNLVSIESREEWNFLNQTIQNENTSEYFIGLRKDTSTGVWRWLSDNSTVNASNKGDWPWAARQPSNGNGEENCAQMYRNYSGNFGRYNDVSCTSSLSRAGFICEFKGGGEKKSAKATASTTTGLTDGSQASTTAPVKGLYTTATTSKSLSTLFFGYYHFSCM, from the exons ATGGGGAAAGTGTGTTTTACGATATATTCTGCTCTTCTTGTGCTAACTAGAGCCATTTACGTAAAGAGTGATGCTG CTCATGTGAAGAACTTCAGTGGTTCCAGCTACGTTTTCTATAGGAGCAATGGTAACTGGTACGATTgggaaagaagcaaaacaatatGTGAACAGTCTGGATATAACCTTGTTTCTATTGAGAGTCGTGAGGAGTGGAACTTCCTGAATCAAACCATCCAAAACGAAAATACCAGTGAATACTTCATAGGTTTGAGGAAAGATACATCAACTGGAGTGTGGAGATGGTTAAGTGATAACAGCACAGTCAATGCGTCCAATAAAGGAGATTGGCCCTGGGCAGCTAGACAACCTAGCAACGGAAATGGTGAAGAGAACTGCGCGCAAATGTACAGAAATTATAGTGGTAACTTTGGACGCTATAATGATGTCAGCTGTACTTCAAGCTTATCCCGAGCAGGATTCATATGTGAATTTAAAGGTGGAGGAG AGAAAAAATCAGCGAAAGCGACGGCATCCACCACAACAG gACTGACTGATGGATCCCAGGCATCGACAACTGCTCCGGTCAAAGGATTATATACAACTGCGACAACAAGTAAAAGCTTATCCACCCTATTTTTCGGTTATTACCATTTTTCATGCATGTga
- the LOC136278339 gene encoding melatonin-related receptor-like: MFADNEAQLNRSKMFTLQLATRTKAEIFTELVVFLLIGLIGVCGNFLVLLVISLTPSLRTISNFYVASLSAMELLLSLSIWIFIPEVVLKGTPTFGDAICQFVGFITAMLATGSIYSMALIAINRYFLMVKSNLHRKYFTKRNAYISIAVSWILAGNFPVSYMLLGNKFKFHPGKGVCIYDVTKLNLANAFLTGFFNIQLPYLIISCCYFKIYQRVKEHNALLRHHGGGNGSGSGISAKEIKVTKLLFAIVLSWSALDSIHQNHLGREGLRWNDGKKLRSYDNMPTYPDDPNVLFVWEIA; this comes from the coding sequence ATGTTTGCAGACAACGAAGCTCAGCTAAATCGAAGTAAAATGTTCACTTTGCAGTTAGCAACGAGAACAAAAGCCGAGATTTTCACAGAACTGGTTGTGTTTCTGCTAATAGGTTTAATCGGTGTCTGCGGGAATTTTCTTGTTCTCCTGGTCATAAGCCTGACTCCATCGCTAAGAACTATCTCTAACTTTTACGTAGCTTCTTTGAGTGCGATGGAGTTATTGTTGTCATTATCCATCTGGATTTTTATCCCCGAAGTAGTATTAAAAGGAACGCCGACATTTGGTGACGCTATCTGCCAATTTGTAGGATTCATTACTGCCATGTTAGCCACAGGTTCCATTTATTCCATGGCCCTAATTGCAATCAATCGATATTTCCTCATGGTAAAATCGAACCTTCATCGCAAGTACTTTACAAAGAGGAACGCTTACATATCGATCGCTGTGTCATGGATCTTGGCTGGAAATTTTCCTGTATCTTACATGCTTCTCGGCAACAAGTTTAAATTTCATCCCGGAAAGGGGGTTTGTATCTATGATGTGACGAAGCTGAATCTGGCGAACGCTTTTTTGACAGGTTTCTTTAACATTCAGCTTCCATATCTTATcatttcttgttgttatttcaAGATTTACCAAAGAGTGAAAGAACACAACGCATTACTGAGACACCATGGAGGTGGAAATGGAAGCGGCAGCGGAATTTCAGCGaaggaaattaaagtaacaAAACTTTTGTTTGCTATCGTACTGAGttggtcagcattagattccatccaccaaaaccaccttggtcgagagggactgagatggaatgatggaaaaaaattacgaagctacgacaacatgccgacttatcccgatgacccaaatgtattatttgtttgggaaattgcgtga
- the LOC131777149 gene encoding melatonin receptor type 1A-like, which produces MPVPVNLSSQSLQMARSLLQRGWLQITLESFPMVMVMLIAFLGNALVLWAVKRNPRLRTTPNYYITALALTVVLMSFLVMPLSLSVLIAGRWPYSEASCSYHGYTATTLGSASLFILTLTSVNRYFKVVRPNLYREYFKVKPVLTSLSLAWLAAFVWPIYFLLKGNFRYHPGKFCCIYDLDDVSVAEGLALNMTFALFTFSIISSSYFRIFLTIRKHKANLTNRPNNSPRISAKDLNVTRLLFIVVVFYVLCWLPVLIVDTTELFTGKYTFPRQVYQLYSYMVGVNSAVNPVVYAFFNREFKTEFNRIVRLGNRKNHVILPR; this is translated from the coding sequence ATGCCCGTTCCAGTCAATCTCTCTTCACAGTCGCTCCAAATGGCGCGTTCCCTTTTGCAGAGAGGGTGGTTACAGATTACTTTGGAGAGCTTTCCTATGGTGATGGTGATGTTGATTGCGTTTCTAGGCAACGCATTGGTTTTATGGGCAGTCAAGCGAAATCCACGCCTGCGCACCACGCCAAATTACTACATTACGGCCTTGGCTTTGACCGTTGTGCTCATGTCATTCCTCGTTATGCCGCTGTCCTTGAGCGTTTTGATCGCGGGTCGCTGGCCTTACAGCGAAGCGTCATGTTCGTATCACGGTTACACTGCTACAACGCTAGGATCAGCGTCGCTTTTCATTCTGACTTTAACTTCTGTAAATCGTTATTTCAAAGTTGTGCGGCCTAACCTATACAGAGAGTATTTCAAAGTGAAACCAGTGTTGACTTCTTTGTCACTCGCCTGGCTAGCCGCCTTCGTCTGGCCAATTTACTTCCTGTTGAAAGGAAACTTCCGCTACCATCCGGGAAAATTCTGTTGCATTTATGACCTCGATGACGTCAGTGTTGCAGAGGGGCTCGCCTTGAATATGACATTCGCCTTGTTTACATTTAGCATAATCTCTTCCAGTTATTTCAGGATATTTCTGACAATTCGGAAACACAAAGCTAATCTGACTAACAGACCCAATAATTCTCCAAGGATTTCTGCCAAAGATCTAAACGTTACAAGACTTCTGtttattgttgttgtcttttACGTTTTGTGTTGGCTTCCAGTGTTGATTGTTGACACTACAGAGTTGTTTACTGGAAAGTACACTTTCCCTCGTCAAGTCTACCAGCTATATTCATACATGGTTGGCGTCAACAGCGCTGTGAATCCTGTCGTTTATGCGTTTTTCAACCGCGAGTTTAAAACGGAGTTTAACAGGATTGTTAGGTTAGGCAACAGGAAAAACCATGTAATACTGCCACGTTGA
- the LOC131777169 gene encoding melatonin receptor type 1A-like produces the protein MPVPVNLSSQSLQISRSLLQRGWLQITLESFPMVIVMLIAFLGNALVLWAVKRNPRLRTTPNYYITALALTDVLMSFLVMPLSLSVLIAGRWPYSEASCSYHGYTATTLGSASLFILTLTSVNRYFKVVRPNLYREYFKVKSVLTSLSLAWLAAFVWPIYFLLKGNFRYHPGKFCCIYDLDDVSVAEGLALNMTFALFTFSIISSSYFRIFLTIRKHKANLNNRPNNSPRISAKDLNVTRLLFIVVVFYVLCWLPVLIVDTTELFTGKYSFPRQVYQLYSYMVGVNSAVNPVVYAFFNREFKTEFNRIVRLGNRKNHVILPR, from the coding sequence ATGCCCGTTCCAGTCAATCTCTCTTCACAGTCGCTCCAAATATCGCGTTCCCTTTTGCAGAGAGGGTGGTTACAGATTACTTTGGAGAGCTTTCCTATGGTGATAGTGATGTTGATTGCGTTTCTAGGCAACGCATTGGTTTTATGGGCAGTCAAGCGAAATCCACGCCTGCGCACCACGCCAAATTACTACATTACGGCCTTGGCTTTGACCGATGTGCTCATGTCATTCCTCGTTATGCCGTTGTCCTTAAGCGTTTTGATCGCGGGTCGCTGGCCTTACAGCGAAGCGTCATGTTCGTATCACGGTTACACTGCTACAACGCTAGGATCAGCGTCGCTTTTCATTCTGACTTTAACTTCTGTAAATCGTTATTTCAAAGTTGTACGGCCTAACCTATACAGAGAGTATTTCAAAGTGAAATCAGTGTTGACTTCTTTGTCACTCGCCTGGCTAGCCGCCTTCGTCTGGCCAATTTACTTCCTGTTGAAAGGAAACTTCCGCTACCATCCGGGAAAGTTCTGTTGCATTTATGACCTCGATGACGTCAGTGTTGCAGAGGGGCTCGCCTTGAATATGACATTCGCCTTGTTTACGTTTAGCATAATCTCTTCCAGTTATTTCAGGATATTTCTAACAATTCGGAAACACAAAGCTAATCTGAATAACAGACCCAATAATTCTCCAAGGATTTCTGCCAAAGATCTAAACGTTACAAGACTTCTGTTCATTGTTGTTGTCTTTTACGTTTTGTGTTGGCTTCCAGTGTTGATTGTTGACACCACAGAGTTGTTTACTGGAAAGTACAGTTTCCCTCGTCAAGTCTACCAGCTATATTCATACATGGTTGGCGTCAACAGCGCTGTGAATCCTGTCGTTTATGCGTTTTTCAACCGCGAGTTTAAAACGGAGTTTAACAGGATTGTTAGGTTAGGCAACAGGAAAAACCATGTAATACTGCCACGTTGA
- the LOC131777415 gene encoding melatonin-related receptor-like, which produces MFADNEAQLNRSKMFTLQLATRTKAEIFTELVVFLLTSLIGVCGNFLVLLVISLTPSLRTISNFYVASLSAMELLLSLSIWIFIPEVVLKGTPTFGDAICQFVGFITAMLATGSIYSMALIAINRYFLMVKSNLHRKYFTKRNAYISIAVSWILAGNFPASYMLLGNKFEFHPGKGVCIFDVTKLNLVHAFLTGFFNIQLPYLIISCCYFKIYQRVKEHNALLRHHGGGNGSGSGISAKEIKVTKLLFAIVLSYTICWTPFYVIDLVGVFLGQFFAPRLVYVFYSIAVGSTTAISPIIYGVFNRELKGEIIKLLKSKLCCFCNKFKVGVPVTTSNRRS; this is translated from the coding sequence ATGTTTGCAGACAACGAAGCTCAGCTAAATCGAAGTAAAATGTTCACTTTGCAGTTGGCAACGAGAACAAAAGCCGAGATTTTCACAGAACTGGTTGTGTTTCTGCTAACAAGTTTAATCGGCGTCTGCGGGAATTTTCTTGTTCTCCTGGTCATAAGCCTGACTCCATCGCTAAGAACTATCTCTAACTTTTATGTAGCTTCTCTGAGTGCGATGGAGTTATTGTTGTCATTATCCATCTGGATTTTCATCCCCGAAGTAGTATTAAAAGGAACGCCGACATTTGGTGACGCTATCTGCCAATTTGTAGGATTCATTACTGCCATGTTAGCCACAGGTTCCATATATTCCATGGCCTTAATTGCAATCAATCGATATTTCCTCATGGTAAAATCGAACCTTCATCGCAAGTACTTTACAAAGAGGAACGCTTACATATCGATCGCTGTGTCATGGATCTTGGCTGGAAATTTTCCTGCGTCTTACATGCTTCTCGGCAACAAGTTTGAATTTCATCCCGGAAAGGGAGTCTGCATCTTTGATGTGACGAAGCTGAATCTGGTGCACGCTTTTTTGACAGGTTTCTTTAACATTCAGCTTCCATATCTTATcatttcttgttgttatttcaAGATTTACCAAAGAGTGAAAGAACACAACGCATTACTGAGACACCATGGAGGTGGAAATGGAAGCGGCAGCGGAATTTCAGCGaaggaaattaaagtaacaAAACTTTTGTTTGCTATCGTACTGAGTTACACGATTTGCTGGACGCCATTTTATGTCATCGATTTAGTTGGAGTATTTCTTGGTCAATTTTTCGCCCCTCGCCTTGTTTACGTGTTTTATAGCATTGCTGTTGGTAGCACTACCGCCATCAGCCCGATAATATACGGCGTTTTCAACAGAGAGCTCAAAGGCGAAAtcataaaacttttaaaatctaaATTATGTTGTTTTTGCAATAAATTCAAAGTTGGAGTACCTGTGACAACCTCAAATAGGCGTTCATGA